The following proteins come from a genomic window of Deltaproteobacteria bacterium:
- a CDS encoding extracellular solute-binding protein produces the protein MAKMLWKIFTRAGGIAYFAWMWFLCATVANGATPQELIEGAKRERELVLYASLTLEEANVILPKFEAKYPFLKVQFARAGSERLLTRVLTEARAKKSFADVVQTVEFSMHTLKAKGVLGRYNPTEGGVYPKDFKEDDFWTTFYYHPYVVAYNKNLLRQANVPKTYADLLNPAWKNKMMMEGTKVDWFAGMLQIMGRENGLRFMRELAKQEILQRTGHSLIAQLVAAGEAVFDINIPVASVNRLRDAGAPIDWIAPGPVPAIMIGVGVTAQPLHPNAARLYVDYVLSKEGQAIMRGFHRLSARTDVAQEQAALMKDLRIVPVNPNLADQIDEYAKLLRETFSK, from the coding sequence TTGGCAAAGATGCTTTGGAAAATATTCACCCGGGCAGGGGGTATCGCGTACTTCGCCTGGATGTGGTTCCTCTGCGCCACTGTGGCGAATGGCGCTACGCCGCAGGAGCTCATCGAAGGCGCCAAGCGCGAGCGTGAGCTGGTGCTTTACGCTTCGCTGACGCTTGAAGAAGCCAATGTGATCTTGCCAAAGTTCGAAGCGAAATATCCGTTTCTTAAAGTTCAGTTCGCTCGCGCCGGCAGCGAAAGGCTATTGACCCGGGTGCTTACCGAGGCGCGGGCGAAAAAAAGCTTTGCCGACGTCGTTCAAACCGTCGAGTTCAGCATGCACACGCTCAAGGCCAAAGGTGTTTTGGGACGGTACAACCCTACGGAGGGCGGCGTTTACCCCAAGGATTTCAAAGAAGATGATTTCTGGACGACTTTCTATTACCACCCCTACGTCGTCGCCTATAACAAGAATCTCCTGCGCCAGGCGAACGTTCCGAAAACCTACGCGGATCTTCTGAATCCGGCATGGAAAAACAAGATGATGATGGAGGGCACCAAGGTCGATTGGTTTGCCGGGATGTTGCAAATTATGGGCAGGGAAAACGGCTTGCGGTTCATGCGCGAGCTGGCGAAACAAGAAATTCTCCAACGCACCGGGCACAGTCTGATTGCGCAATTGGTCGCTGCCGGCGAGGCGGTATTCGATATCAACATACCGGTGGCCTCGGTCAACCGCTTGCGTGACGCGGGCGCGCCGATCGACTGGATTGCGCCCGGTCCCGTGCCGGCGATCATGATCGGTGTCGGCGTCACGGCCCAACCCTTACACCCGAACGCGGCGAGACTCTATGTCGACTATGTATTATCGAAAGAAGGGCAGGCGATCATGCGCGGCTTTCACCGCCTGTCGGCGCGCACCGACGTCGCTCAGGAGCAAGCCGCGCTCATGAAAGATCTGCGCATCGTGCCCGTAAACCCGAATCTCGCCGATCAGATCGACGAGTACGCGAAACTGCTTCGTGAAACGTTTTCGAAGTAG